A window of the Streptomyces sp. NBC_00250 genome harbors these coding sequences:
- a CDS encoding aldo/keto reductase produces MPQLGFGVWQVPDDEAAAAVATALEAGYRSIDTAAIYGNEEGTGRAVAASGIAREDVFVTTKLWNSEQGFDSTLKAFDASLDKLGLDYVDLYLIHWPVPSKDAYVDTYRAIEKIHADGRAKAIGVSNFLPEHLERLIGETSVVPAVNQIELHPQLPQQASREAHARYGIATEAWSPLGSGKGLLDVPAIVAIGRKHGRTPAQVVLRWHLQLGNVVIPKSVTPSRIQENIDVFGFELDAEDLAAIAALDENRRLGPNPAEFGA; encoded by the coding sequence TCGGTGTCTGGCAGGTGCCGGACGACGAGGCCGCGGCGGCCGTGGCGACCGCTCTGGAGGCCGGCTACCGCTCCATCGACACCGCCGCGATCTACGGGAACGAAGAGGGCACGGGCCGTGCCGTCGCCGCGTCCGGGATCGCCCGCGAGGACGTGTTCGTCACCACCAAGCTGTGGAACAGCGAGCAGGGCTTCGACTCGACGCTGAAGGCCTTCGACGCCTCGCTCGACAAGCTGGGTCTCGACTACGTCGACCTGTACCTGATCCACTGGCCGGTGCCCTCGAAGGACGCGTACGTCGACACCTACCGCGCGATCGAGAAGATCCACGCGGACGGCCGCGCCAAGGCGATCGGTGTCTCGAACTTCCTCCCTGAGCACCTGGAGCGGCTGATCGGCGAGACCTCGGTCGTGCCCGCCGTCAACCAGATCGAGCTCCACCCGCAGCTCCCCCAGCAGGCCTCCCGCGAGGCCCACGCCCGGTACGGCATCGCGACCGAGGCGTGGTCGCCGCTGGGTTCGGGCAAGGGGCTCCTGGACGTACCGGCGATCGTGGCGATCGGCCGGAAGCACGGGCGGACCCCGGCCCAGGTCGTGCTGCGCTGGCACCTCCAGCTGGGGAACGTGGTGATTCCGAAGTCGGTCACCCCGTCCCGCATCCAGGAGAACATCGACGTCTTCGGCTTCGAGCTGGACGCCGAGGACCTGGCGGCGATCGCCGCGCTCGACGAGAACCGTCGGCTGGGCCCGAACCCCGCTGAGTTCGGCGCCTGA
- a CDS encoding RICIN domain-containing protein: MSGGSPVPVEEGLYRVRNVASGLLLEVYEGSSRSGANVQQGAEKGTPGQHWRITAVPNGGGLYHLVNEASGKRLDVANASTENGANIQQWKANNFGAQEWIIEQDLQSPGTVALVSFISGLFLEVADGSKDDGGNVRQWEDTDSPFQWWRLEPVS; encoded by the coding sequence GTGAGCGGTGGTTCTCCGGTGCCCGTCGAGGAGGGCCTCTACCGGGTGCGGAACGTGGCCAGTGGGCTGCTTCTGGAGGTGTACGAGGGGTCGAGCCGCAGCGGCGCGAATGTGCAGCAGGGTGCCGAGAAGGGCACGCCCGGGCAGCACTGGCGCATCACGGCCGTGCCGAACGGCGGCGGGCTCTACCACCTGGTCAACGAGGCCAGCGGCAAGCGGCTCGACGTCGCCAACGCCTCCACGGAGAACGGCGCCAACATCCAGCAGTGGAAGGCGAACAACTTCGGTGCGCAGGAGTGGATCATCGAGCAGGACCTCCAGTCGCCGGGGACGGTCGCTCTGGTGAGCTTCATCAGCGGGCTGTTCCTGGAGGTCGCCGACGGTTCGAAGGACGACGGCGGGAACGTACGGCAGTGGGAGGACACCGACTCCCCGTTCCAGTGGTGGCGGTTGGAGCCGGTGTCCTGA